A DNA window from Lutra lutra chromosome 8, mLutLut1.2, whole genome shotgun sequence contains the following coding sequences:
- the PLEKHG6 gene encoding pleckstrin homology domain-containing family G member 6, with protein MQTFVSPDEGPFQGLVASRIETYGGRYQASNQGSADHLHSQVAPGLDPGRRHLHGYVPFAKGSGQVRGVSPLKMREPEPEKKYGGPFGSGPPHSPKFKEVSKARQLEMRLHTFSMFGMPRLPPEERRHWEIGEGSDSNLVIEKSWKELVPGHKEMSRELCHQQEALWELLTTELIYVRKLKIMTNLLTAGLLNLQRVGLLTEVSAETLFGNVPSLIRAHKSFWEEVLGPTLGETRTSGQPLDPVSLQNGFLTFSQRFQPYVQYCLQVKQTMAYAREQQDNNPLFHAFVQWCEKHKLSGRQMLGDLLIKPHQRVTKYPLLLQAVLKRSPEAHVQEALSAMIASVESFLRHINQLVHRSEEQESLVAAAQRIGPYDVLEPSSEEVQKNLRPFCTLDLTSPMLGVASEYIRQLLLEGPVRVKEGREGKLDVYLFLFSDVLLVTKPQRKVNKAKVIRPPLMLEKLVCRPLRDPNSFLVIHLTEFHCVSSALTVQCPSATDCAQWLEKTQQAQVTLQKLKAEEYVQQKRELLALYRDQDQESPGTRPSSPSLEGSQSSAEGRTPEFSTIIPHLIVTEDTDEDSLLVPDDTSDSGYGTLIPGSPKGPYHLSRLRPQALRRDPRLTFSTLDLQDVPLRPQPPNPQAPQRRSAPELPREVIQRGSSLPRGDPPTWSEEEDGTLVGGNVVAETLHRAQLRGKLPPSPTHTDSAGESPWESSGDEEEESLFLGTCCTPHSRTLRAEDMLREIREDLASQRIEGIPELGNSRPWKLTRGQLQRMRGSCIVQLDTPMSVSEV; from the exons ATGCAGACCTTTGTTTCTCCAGATGAGGGTCCCTTCCAAGGACTTGTGGCATCCCGCATTGAGACTTACGGGGGCCGTTATCAGGCCTCCAACCAGGGTTCTGCTGACCATCTCCATTCGCAAGTTGCCCCTGGGCTG gatcCTGGTCGCCGACACCTCCATGGCTATGTCCCCTTTGCCAAGGGCTCTGGCCAGGTCCGAGGTGTGTCTCCTCTGAAGATGCGAGAACCTGAGCCCGAGAAGAAGTATGGAGGCCCTTTTGGGTCTGGCCCACCACACTCCCCCAAATTCAAG GAAGTCAGCAAGGCCCGCCAGCTGGAGATGAGGCTGCATACATTCAGCATGTTTGGGATGCCCCGCCTGCCCCCTGAGGAACGGCGGCACTGGGAGATCGGAGAGGGCAGCGACAGCAACCTGGTCATTGAGAAGTCCTGGAAGGAACTGGTGCCTGGGCATAAG gagaTGAGCCGAGAGCTTTGCCACCAACAGGAAGCGCTTTGGGAGCTGCTGACCACCGAGCTGATCTATGTGCGGAAGCTCAAGATCATGACCAAT ctcctgaCTGCCGGCCTGCTGAATTTGCAGCGAGTGGGACTGCTGACTGAG gtATCAGCTGAGACCCTCTTTGGAAATGTCCCCAGCCTGATTCGAGCCCACAAGAGCTTTTGGGAGGAGGTGCTGGGGCCCACCCTGGGGGAGACTCGAACCTCAGGCCAGCCTCTGGACCCTGTCAGCCTGCAAAATGGCTTCTTGACG TTCAGCCAGCGGTTCCAGCCCTATGTCCAATACTGCCTACAAGTGAAGCAGACCATGGCTTACGCCCGGGAGCAGCAAGACAATAATCCTCTCTTCCATGCCTTTGTgcag TGGTGTGAGAAGCACAAGCTCTCAGGGAGACAGATGCTGGGGGACCTGCTCATCAAGCCCCACCAGCGAGTCACCAAGTACCCACTGCTGCTCCAGGCTGTGCTTAAGAGGAGTCCTGAGGCACACGTCCAGGAAGCACTGAGCGCCATG ATTGCCTCTGTGGAGTCATTCCTGCGACACATCAACCAGCTGGTCCACCGGAGCGAAGAGCAAGAGAGCCTGGTGGCTGCAGCCCAACGCATCGGGCCCTACGACGTGCTGGAGCCGTCCAGCGAGGAGGtgcagaag AACCTGCGTCCATTCTGCACCCTGGACCTGACGTCCCCCATGCTGGGGGTTGCTTCTGAGTACATCAGGCAGCTGCTGCTGGAAGGACCCGTGCGAGTGAAGGAGGGGCGAGAAGGGAAG CTGGACGTgtacctcttcctcttctctgacgTGCTCCTAGTGACCAAGCCCCAACGCAAGGTCAACAAAGCCAAGGTCATCCGCCCCCCACTCATGCTGGAGAAGCTTGTGTGCCGACCACTACGGGACCCTA ACAGCTTCCTGGTGATCCATCTCACTGAATTCCACTGTGTCTCCAGTGCCCTCACTGTGCAGTGTCCCAGTGCTACAGACTGTGCCCAGTGGCTAGAGAAGACCCAGCAGGCCCAG GTCACCCTGcaaaagctgaaggcagaggagtaTGTCCAACAGAAGAGGGAGCTCCTGGCTCTCTACCGGGACCAGGACCAGGAGTCCCCAGGCACCAGGCCCTCCTCACCTTCCCTGGAGGGCTCTCAGAGCAGCGCAGAGGGGAG GACCCCTGAGTTCTCCACCATCATCCCCCACCTGATAGTGACAGAAGACACAGATGAAGACTCTCTGTTGGTTCCAGATGATACCTCAGACTCTGGCTACGGCACCCTGATCCCAGGCTCCCCCAAAGGGCCCTACCATTTGAGCCGACTACGCCCACAGGCCCTTCGGCGTGACCCTCGCCTCACCTTCTCCACCCTGGACCTCCAAGATGTTCCTCTGCGCCCTCAGCCTCCTAACCCCCAAGCTCCCCAACGCCGAAGTGCCCCTGAACTGCCAAGGGAAGTTATCCAAAGAGGAAGCAGCCTTCCCAGGGGCGATCCACCAACCTGGTCGGAGGAAGAAGACGGGACCTTAGTGGGAGGGAACGTGGTAGCGGAAACCTTGCATCGGGCCCAACTTCGGGGAAAGCTCCCCCCATCCCCGACCCACACAGACTCTGCTGGGGAAAGCCCCTGGGAGTCCTCaggggatgaggaagaggagTCCCTCTTCCTGGGAACTTGCTGCACCCCCCACTCCCGTACCCTCCGGGCTGAAGATATGCTCAGAGAGATCCGGGAAGACCTGGCCAGCCAAAGGATCGAGGGCATCCCAGAGCTTGGGAACAGCAGGCCTTGGAAGCTGACCCGGGGCCAACTGCAGAGGATGCGTGGATCCTGCATCGTACAGCTGGACACCCCCATGTCCGTGTC AGAGGTGTGA
- the TNFRSF1A gene encoding tumor necrosis factor receptor superfamily member 1A isoform X3 yields the protein MALVPHVRDREKRAVLCPQGKYIHPQDNSICCTKCHKGTYLYKDCPGLGLDTDCRECENGTFTASENHLRQCLSCSKCRKEMNQVEISPCTVSQDTVCGCRENQYRRYWGDTLFQCVNCSLCLNGTVHISCTEKQNTVCTCHAGFFLRDHQCIPCVHCKENTECTKLCLLPVEKVTVPQDPGTTVLLPLVIFFGICVLSFSIVLMCRYQRQMPRFFSTVCGKLTPTKEGEPETLASVPGFSPTTGFSPTTGFSPIPGFSPIPNPTFTPRSVFTPRDWSKLRAPSDSGEMAPPYQEAGPILTAAPASTPIPIPVQKWEDSTHSQRAEADPADPATLYAVVDGVPPSRWKEFVRRLGLSEHEIERLELQNGRCLREAHYSMLAAWRRRMPRREATLELLGRVLRDMDLLGCLEDIEEALCAPASLSPAPRLLR from the exons ATGGCACTGGTCCCTCACGTCAGGGACCGGGAGAAGAGAGCTGTTCTGTGTCCCCAAGGAAAATATATTCACCCTCAAGATAATTCCATTTGCTGTACGAAGTGCCACAAAG GGACCTACCTGTACAAGGATTGTCCTGGCCTGGGGCTGGACACAGACTGCAGGGAATGTGAAAACGGCACCTTTACAGCTTCAGAGAACCACCTCAGACAGTGCCTCAGTTGCTCCAAATGCCGAAAAG AAATGAACCAGGTGGAGATTTCTCCTTGCACTGTGTCCCAGGACACTGTGTGCGGCTGCCGGGAGAACCAGTACCGGCGTTACTGGGGTGACACCCTTTTCCAGTGCGTGAACTGCAGCCTCTGCCTCAATGGCACAGTGCACATCTCCT gcacagagaaacagaacacagTGTGCACCTGCCACGCGGGTTTCTTTCTAAGAGACCATCAATGCATACCCTGTGTTCA CTGTAAGGAAAACACAGAGTGCACAAAGTTGTGTCTTCTCCCTGTGGAAAAGGTTACGGTCCCTCAGGACCCAG GTACCACAGTGCTGTTGCCCCTGGTGATCTTCTTTGGCATTTGTGTTTTATCCTTCTCCATTGTTTTAATGTGCCGCTACCAACGGCAGATGCCCAGGTTCTTCTCCACTG ttTGTGGGAAATTGACACCTACAAAGGAG GGGGAGCCTGAGACCCTGGCCTCGGTTCCAGGTTTCAGTCCCACTACAGGCTTCAGTCCCACCACGGGCTTCAGTCCCATCCCGGGCTTCAGTCCCATCCCCAACCCCACCTTCACCCCCAGGTCCGTCTTCACCCCACGTGACTGGTCTAAGTTAAGGGCTCCGTCAGACTCTGGAGAGATGGCCCCACCCTACCAGGAGGCTGGCCCCATCCTCACCGCGGCTCCAGCCTCCACCCCCATTCCCATCCCAGTTCAGAAGTGGGAGGACAGCACCCACAGTCAGCGCGCAGAAG CCGACCCCGCAGACCCGGCGACGCTGTATGCTGTGGTGGACGGCGTGCCCCCGTCGCGCTGGAAGGAGTTTGTGCGCCGGCTGGGGCTGAGCGAGCACGAGATCGAGCGGCTGGAGCTGCAGAACGGGCGCTGCCTGCGGGAGGCCCACTACAGCATGCTGGCGGCCTGGCGGCGGCGTATGCCACGGCGCGAGGCCACGCTGGAGCTGCTGGGCCGCGTGCTCCGCGACATGGACCTGCTGGGCTGCCTGGAGGACATCGAGGAGGCGCTGTgtgccccagcctccctctcgCCGGCGCCCCGCCTCCTGCGATGA
- the TNFRSF1A gene encoding tumor necrosis factor receptor superfamily member 1A isoform X1 translates to MGLPTVPGLLLPLVLLALLVEIYPLRVMALVPHVRDREKRAVLCPQGKYIHPQDNSICCTKCHKGTYLYKDCPGLGLDTDCRECENGTFTASENHLRQCLSCSKCRKEMNQVEISPCTVSQDTVCGCRENQYRRYWGDTLFQCVNCSLCLNGTVHISCTEKQNTVCTCHAGFFLRDHQCIPCVHCKENTECTKLCLLPVEKVTVPQDPGTTVLLPLVIFFGICVLSFSIVLMCRYQRQMPRFFSTVCGKLTPTKEGEPETLASVPGFSPTTGFSPTTGFSPIPGFSPIPNPTFTPRSVFTPRDWSKLRAPSDSGEMAPPYQEAGPILTAAPASTPIPIPVQKWEDSTHSQRAEADPADPATLYAVVDGVPPSRWKEFVRRLGLSEHEIERLELQNGRCLREAHYSMLAAWRRRMPRREATLELLGRVLRDMDLLGCLEDIEEALCAPASLSPAPRLLR, encoded by the exons GTGCTCCTGGCCTTGTTGGTGGAAATATACCCCTTAAGGGTTATGGCACTGGTCCCTCACGTCAGGGACCGGGAGAAGAGAGCTGTTCTGTGTCCCCAAGGAAAATATATTCACCCTCAAGATAATTCCATTTGCTGTACGAAGTGCCACAAAG GGACCTACCTGTACAAGGATTGTCCTGGCCTGGGGCTGGACACAGACTGCAGGGAATGTGAAAACGGCACCTTTACAGCTTCAGAGAACCACCTCAGACAGTGCCTCAGTTGCTCCAAATGCCGAAAAG AAATGAACCAGGTGGAGATTTCTCCTTGCACTGTGTCCCAGGACACTGTGTGCGGCTGCCGGGAGAACCAGTACCGGCGTTACTGGGGTGACACCCTTTTCCAGTGCGTGAACTGCAGCCTCTGCCTCAATGGCACAGTGCACATCTCCT gcacagagaaacagaacacagTGTGCACCTGCCACGCGGGTTTCTTTCTAAGAGACCATCAATGCATACCCTGTGTTCA CTGTAAGGAAAACACAGAGTGCACAAAGTTGTGTCTTCTCCCTGTGGAAAAGGTTACGGTCCCTCAGGACCCAG GTACCACAGTGCTGTTGCCCCTGGTGATCTTCTTTGGCATTTGTGTTTTATCCTTCTCCATTGTTTTAATGTGCCGCTACCAACGGCAGATGCCCAGGTTCTTCTCCACTG ttTGTGGGAAATTGACACCTACAAAGGAG GGGGAGCCTGAGACCCTGGCCTCGGTTCCAGGTTTCAGTCCCACTACAGGCTTCAGTCCCACCACGGGCTTCAGTCCCATCCCGGGCTTCAGTCCCATCCCCAACCCCACCTTCACCCCCAGGTCCGTCTTCACCCCACGTGACTGGTCTAAGTTAAGGGCTCCGTCAGACTCTGGAGAGATGGCCCCACCCTACCAGGAGGCTGGCCCCATCCTCACCGCGGCTCCAGCCTCCACCCCCATTCCCATCCCAGTTCAGAAGTGGGAGGACAGCACCCACAGTCAGCGCGCAGAAG CCGACCCCGCAGACCCGGCGACGCTGTATGCTGTGGTGGACGGCGTGCCCCCGTCGCGCTGGAAGGAGTTTGTGCGCCGGCTGGGGCTGAGCGAGCACGAGATCGAGCGGCTGGAGCTGCAGAACGGGCGCTGCCTGCGGGAGGCCCACTACAGCATGCTGGCGGCCTGGCGGCGGCGTATGCCACGGCGCGAGGCCACGCTGGAGCTGCTGGGCCGCGTGCTCCGCGACATGGACCTGCTGGGCTGCCTGGAGGACATCGAGGAGGCGCTGTgtgccccagcctccctctcgCCGGCGCCCCGCCTCCTGCGATGA
- the TNFRSF1A gene encoding tumor necrosis factor receptor superfamily member 1A isoform X2, with translation MMFQVLLALLVEIYPLRVMALVPHVRDREKRAVLCPQGKYIHPQDNSICCTKCHKGTYLYKDCPGLGLDTDCRECENGTFTASENHLRQCLSCSKCRKEMNQVEISPCTVSQDTVCGCRENQYRRYWGDTLFQCVNCSLCLNGTVHISCTEKQNTVCTCHAGFFLRDHQCIPCVHCKENTECTKLCLLPVEKVTVPQDPGTTVLLPLVIFFGICVLSFSIVLMCRYQRQMPRFFSTVCGKLTPTKEGEPETLASVPGFSPTTGFSPTTGFSPIPGFSPIPNPTFTPRSVFTPRDWSKLRAPSDSGEMAPPYQEAGPILTAAPASTPIPIPVQKWEDSTHSQRAEADPADPATLYAVVDGVPPSRWKEFVRRLGLSEHEIERLELQNGRCLREAHYSMLAAWRRRMPRREATLELLGRVLRDMDLLGCLEDIEEALCAPASLSPAPRLLR, from the exons GTGCTCCTGGCCTTGTTGGTGGAAATATACCCCTTAAGGGTTATGGCACTGGTCCCTCACGTCAGGGACCGGGAGAAGAGAGCTGTTCTGTGTCCCCAAGGAAAATATATTCACCCTCAAGATAATTCCATTTGCTGTACGAAGTGCCACAAAG GGACCTACCTGTACAAGGATTGTCCTGGCCTGGGGCTGGACACAGACTGCAGGGAATGTGAAAACGGCACCTTTACAGCTTCAGAGAACCACCTCAGACAGTGCCTCAGTTGCTCCAAATGCCGAAAAG AAATGAACCAGGTGGAGATTTCTCCTTGCACTGTGTCCCAGGACACTGTGTGCGGCTGCCGGGAGAACCAGTACCGGCGTTACTGGGGTGACACCCTTTTCCAGTGCGTGAACTGCAGCCTCTGCCTCAATGGCACAGTGCACATCTCCT gcacagagaaacagaacacagTGTGCACCTGCCACGCGGGTTTCTTTCTAAGAGACCATCAATGCATACCCTGTGTTCA CTGTAAGGAAAACACAGAGTGCACAAAGTTGTGTCTTCTCCCTGTGGAAAAGGTTACGGTCCCTCAGGACCCAG GTACCACAGTGCTGTTGCCCCTGGTGATCTTCTTTGGCATTTGTGTTTTATCCTTCTCCATTGTTTTAATGTGCCGCTACCAACGGCAGATGCCCAGGTTCTTCTCCACTG ttTGTGGGAAATTGACACCTACAAAGGAG GGGGAGCCTGAGACCCTGGCCTCGGTTCCAGGTTTCAGTCCCACTACAGGCTTCAGTCCCACCACGGGCTTCAGTCCCATCCCGGGCTTCAGTCCCATCCCCAACCCCACCTTCACCCCCAGGTCCGTCTTCACCCCACGTGACTGGTCTAAGTTAAGGGCTCCGTCAGACTCTGGAGAGATGGCCCCACCCTACCAGGAGGCTGGCCCCATCCTCACCGCGGCTCCAGCCTCCACCCCCATTCCCATCCCAGTTCAGAAGTGGGAGGACAGCACCCACAGTCAGCGCGCAGAAG CCGACCCCGCAGACCCGGCGACGCTGTATGCTGTGGTGGACGGCGTGCCCCCGTCGCGCTGGAAGGAGTTTGTGCGCCGGCTGGGGCTGAGCGAGCACGAGATCGAGCGGCTGGAGCTGCAGAACGGGCGCTGCCTGCGGGAGGCCCACTACAGCATGCTGGCGGCCTGGCGGCGGCGTATGCCACGGCGCGAGGCCACGCTGGAGCTGCTGGGCCGCGTGCTCCGCGACATGGACCTGCTGGGCTGCCTGGAGGACATCGAGGAGGCGCTGTgtgccccagcctccctctcgCCGGCGCCCCGCCTCCTGCGATGA